A stretch of DNA from Synechococcus sp. JA-3-3Ab:
TGCCGGCATGGCCATTGCTCTAGAGTACGTTCGCGAGATCTACTATCGGCCGCTGCTGCAGTTGGTGTACGAGGCGCAAACGGTGCATCGGCAGCACCATCCGCCTGGCCGGGTTCAACTCTGCGCCCTGGTCAACATCAAGTCGGGCCGCTGCCCGGAAGACTGCGCCTATTGCCCCCAAAGCGCCCGCTACTCGACAGGGATCGAGACCTACCCCTTGATCTCGCTGGAGTCGCTGCGTCAGCAGGCCATGGCCGCCCAAAGGGCCGGCGCCACCCGGCTGTGTATGGGCGCTGCCTGGCGGTCGGCCCCGGCAGGGGAGGCGTTTGAGCGGGTGTTGGAGATGGTGCGCCTGGTGCGCAAGCTGGGGATGGAAGCCTGTGTCACCCTGGGGATGGTGTCGGCTGCCCAGGCGCAGCAATTGGCGGCGGCGGGTCTGACGGCCTACAACCACAATCTGGACACCTCGCCGGCGTTCTACCCCCGCATCATCACGACG
This window harbors:
- the bioB gene encoding biotin synthase BioB yields the protein MAIALEYVREIYYRPLLQLVYEAQTVHRQHHPPGRVQLCALVNIKSGRCPEDCAYCPQSARYSTGIETYPLISLESLRQQAMAAQRAGATRLCMGAAWRSAPAGEAFERVLEMVRLVRKLGMEACVTLGMVSAAQAQQLAAAGLTAYNHNLDTSPAFYPRIITTRTYRDRLETLAHVAAAGLQICCGGIVGLGESDEDRIGLLHVLANLTPPPTSVPINALVPVAGTPLGQLPPPDPLLLVRTIATARLLLPTAQIRLSAGRKNLSESEQALCFLAGANSIFTGERLLTTPNPGQAADAALLEKLGLQPL